One genomic region from Equus asinus isolate D_3611 breed Donkey chromosome 10, EquAss-T2T_v2, whole genome shotgun sequence encodes:
- the LOC106830770 gene encoding LOW QUALITY PROTEIN: olfactory receptor 1N2-like (The sequence of the model RefSeq protein was modified relative to this genomic sequence to represent the inferred CDS: substituted 1 base at 1 genomic stop codon), which produces MGKPSRVNQTAVADFLLLGLSERPEEQPLLLGIFLGMYLVTMMGNLLITLAISSDPHLHTPMYFFLANLSVADACFTSASIPKMLANIHTQNHTISYSGCLAQLYFLLMFGGLDNCLLAVMAYDRYMAICQPLHYSTAMRPQLCALMLGICWVLTNCPALVHTLLLTHVAFCAHKAIPHFYXDPSALLKLACSDTRVNELMIITMGLMFLTAPLTLIILSYVRISWAVFGISSPRGWWKAFSTCGSHLTMVLLFYGSLMGVYLLPPSTHSAERESRAAILYAVIIPMLNPFIYSLRNRDMKKALGKLFGGGKIFFLP; this is translated from the coding sequence ATGGGAAAACCAAGCAGAGTGAACCAAACTGCTGTTGCAGATTTCCTCCTTCTAGGACTCTCTGAGCGGCCAGAGGAGCAGCCTCTCCTACTTGGCATCTTCCTGGGCATGTACCTGGTCACTATGATGGGGAACCTACTCATCACCCTGGCCATCAGCTCTGACCCACACCTCCATActcccatgtacttttttctgGCCAACCTATCAGTAGCTGATGCCTGTTTCACTTCTGCTTCAATCCCCAAAATGCTGGCCAACATTCATACACAGAACCATACCATCTCCTATTCTGGGTGCCTTGCACAGCTATATTTCCTCCTAATGTTTGGTGGCCTTGACAACTGCCTTCTGGCAGTGATGGCATATGACCGCTATATGGCCATCTGCCAGCCACTCCATTACAGCACAGCTATGAGACCCCAGCTCTGTGCACTAATGTTGGGCATCTGCTGGGTGCTAACCAACTGTCCTGCCCTGGTGCACACATTGTTGCTGACCCATGTGGCCTTCTGTGCTCACAAGGCCATCCCCCACTTCTACTGAGATCCCAGTGCTCTACTGAAGCTTGCCTGCTCAGATACCCGTGTTAATGAGCTGATGATCATCACCATGGGCCTGATGTTCCTCACGGCTCCCCTCACGCTGATCATCCTCTCCTATGTCCGCATTTCCTGGGCTGTGTTTGGCATCTCATCTCCCAGAGGGTGGTGGAAGGCCTTCTCTACCTGCGGTTCTCACCTCACCATGGTCCTGCTCTTCTATGGGTCTCTTATGGGTGTGTATTTACTTCCTCCGTCAACTCACTCTGCAGAGAGGGAGAGTAGGGCTGCCATTCTCTATGCGGTGATTATTCCCATGCTAAACCCATTTATCTATAGCTTGAGGAACAGAGACATGAAGAAGGCTTTGGGTAAACTATTTGGCGGTGGGAAAATCTTCTTCTTACCATGA